In Silene latifolia isolate original U9 population chromosome X, ASM4854445v1, whole genome shotgun sequence, the following proteins share a genomic window:
- the LOC141618771 gene encoding uncharacterized protein LOC141618771: MKVAQDQQKSYADLHRRAIEFQVGDKVLLKVSPMRGVMRFEVHIIKLDESLSYLEVPKEILYRKVRKTRTGEIVLLKILWSNHNIEEAIWEAVEAMKEHYPSLFDQCSAS, from the exons atgaaagtGGCACAGGatcaacaaaagagttatgcagatttgcatCGTCGGGCCATTGAGTTCCAAGTTGgagataaggttcttttgaaagtgtcacctatgcgtggggtGATGCGATTTG AGGTTCATATCATtaagttggatgaatccttgtcttatcttgaagtGCCAAAAGAGATTCTATATCGCAAGGTTCGCAAGACTAGAACTGGGGAGATAGTGTTGCTAAAGATTTTATGGTCCAATCACAACATTGAGGAAGCAATTTGGGAGGCGGTGGAAGCTATGAAGGAACattatccgtctctttttgatcag TGTTCTGCTTCGTAG